In Haloterrigena turkmenica DSM 5511, a single genomic region encodes these proteins:
- a CDS encoding 2Fe-2S iron-sulfur cluster-binding protein, with protein sequence MTEYTVEFVGTGETITCSDTETILSRCLEEGIAQEYSCRVGMCLACSAEIVEGEVTQPAARGLTEEEAENYALTCMARPQSDLTLDRGKYPPSIESDLEADGSNAGATADD encoded by the coding sequence ATGACTGAGTACACGGTCGAATTCGTCGGGACGGGCGAGACGATAACCTGTTCGGACACGGAGACGATTCTCAGCCGGTGTCTCGAGGAGGGCATCGCCCAGGAGTACTCGTGTCGCGTGGGGATGTGTCTGGCCTGCTCGGCGGAGATCGTCGAGGGCGAGGTCACCCAGCCCGCGGCCCGCGGACTGACCGAGGAAGAGGCCGAGAACTACGCGCTCACCTGCATGGCGCGCCCGCAGTCCGATCTCACACTCGACCGCGGCAAGTACCCGCCGAGCATCGAGAGCGACCTCGAGGCCGACGGCTCGAACGCCGGCGCGACCGCGGACGACTGA
- a CDS encoding geranylgeranyl reductase family protein, whose product MSTQEQSTAAASETYSPDVVVVGAGTAGCYAAATVAREGYDVVVLERKTEDEAGHIACGDALKGADAFPESIPKSQIESAFTNTGVDHGRFEIPQEDTVLEIPIPGELAVIDRWEYGRLIIEGAADAGAEFHYDTVVKNVTQADDGQVTGVEAIRKGEPRTYEADVVIDAAGSLSVLQDHVDFSASTFDTNVNYSHFCSAYREIVHVDEPVEWDDALVFKPTERAAGYLWYFPRTETEINAGLGFQMTEEPMKLVDDLKRDLQNRSEFRGAEVEDKLGAALPTRRPYDSAVHPGYMAVGDAAGHVNPTTGGGIAGAAYAGKYAAEAAVEGLETGDVSEKALWEYNERVMDHFGARYAALDVYNILSTAVDVDDLMGLLAAMPGEKLAEALYSGSTSIGPKLAAESLYKSRDHWGTIWNLFRTKRRADELLELYEHYPSHPAALEHWQQRRDDVMEAVYETTGAEPKY is encoded by the coding sequence ATGAGTACGCAGGAGCAGTCGACGGCCGCCGCGTCCGAGACCTACTCGCCGGACGTGGTCGTCGTCGGTGCGGGGACCGCAGGGTGTTACGCCGCAGCGACCGTCGCACGCGAGGGGTACGACGTCGTCGTCCTCGAGCGCAAGACCGAGGACGAAGCCGGTCACATCGCCTGCGGGGACGCCCTGAAGGGCGCCGACGCCTTCCCCGAGTCGATTCCGAAATCGCAGATCGAATCCGCCTTCACCAACACGGGCGTCGATCACGGCCGCTTCGAGATCCCGCAGGAGGACACCGTCCTCGAGATCCCCATCCCCGGCGAACTGGCGGTCATCGACCGCTGGGAGTACGGTCGCCTGATCATCGAGGGCGCGGCGGACGCGGGCGCCGAGTTCCACTACGATACGGTCGTGAAGAACGTCACGCAGGCCGACGACGGGCAGGTCACCGGCGTGGAAGCGATCCGGAAGGGCGAGCCCCGAACCTACGAGGCCGACGTCGTCATTGACGCCGCGGGCTCGCTGTCGGTCCTGCAGGACCACGTCGACTTCTCGGCGTCGACGTTCGACACGAACGTCAACTACAGCCACTTCTGCTCGGCCTACCGCGAGATCGTCCACGTCGACGAACCCGTCGAGTGGGACGACGCGCTCGTGTTCAAGCCGACCGAGCGCGCCGCGGGCTACCTCTGGTACTTCCCGCGGACCGAGACCGAGATCAACGCCGGACTGGGCTTCCAGATGACCGAGGAGCCGATGAAGCTCGTCGACGACCTCAAACGCGACCTCCAGAACCGCTCCGAGTTCCGGGGCGCCGAGGTCGAGGACAAACTCGGCGCGGCCCTTCCTACCCGCCGACCCTACGATTCGGCCGTTCACCCGGGCTACATGGCCGTCGGCGACGCCGCGGGCCACGTCAACCCCACCACCGGCGGCGGCATCGCCGGCGCGGCCTACGCCGGCAAGTACGCCGCCGAGGCCGCGGTCGAGGGCCTCGAGACCGGCGACGTCAGCGAGAAGGCCCTCTGGGAGTACAACGAGCGCGTGATGGACCACTTCGGCGCGCGCTACGCCGCGCTGGACGTCTACAACATCCTCTCGACGGCCGTCGACGTCGACGACCTGATGGGGCTGCTCGCCGCGATGCCCGGTGAGAAACTCGCAGAGGCGCTATACTCGGGCAGCACGAGCATCGGTCCGAAGCTCGCCGCAGAGAGCCTCTACAAGAGCCGCGACCACTGGGGCACGATCTGGAACCTCTTCCGAACGAAACGGCGGGCCGACGAACTGCTCGAGCTCTACGAGCACTACCCCTCCCATCCCGCCGCCCTCGAGCACTGGCAACAGCGCCGCGACGACGTGATGGAGGCTGTCTACGAGACGACCGGCGCCGAGCCGAAGTACTAG
- a CDS encoding DUF4397 domain-containing protein: MAQNHTRRRALSLIGSTGIVAIAGCTGGGGDSNDEEMSDDDGSNGEEMNNGTEDMNNESESDDMDEAMGNVRVAHLSPDAPNVDVWVDGDPALEDVPYRTVSDYLPLEPGTYAVEITAAGDPDTVVFDDDLEVGEGDYTVAAVGELAEENQPFEVAVFEDDLSDPGDQARIRLVHASPDAPAVDVTAGDGETVLFEGAAFGDAAAVEVPADMYTLEVRPATDGNDGDVVATFDVEPEAGTVSSAFAVGYLEPKSAPVDEPFDLEIVVDHDGDH; the protein is encoded by the coding sequence ATGGCACAGAATCACACACGCCGACGCGCACTGTCACTGATCGGCTCCACGGGGATCGTCGCGATCGCCGGCTGTACGGGCGGTGGCGGCGACTCGAACGATGAGGAAATGTCCGACGACGATGGGTCGAACGGCGAAGAAATGAACAACGGAACCGAGGACATGAACAACGAGTCCGAGAGCGACGACATGGACGAAGCGATGGGGAACGTCCGCGTCGCCCACCTCTCCCCGGACGCGCCGAACGTCGATGTCTGGGTCGACGGCGATCCCGCCCTCGAGGACGTCCCCTACCGGACCGTCAGCGACTACCTCCCACTCGAGCCCGGGACCTACGCGGTCGAGATCACGGCCGCCGGGGATCCCGACACGGTCGTCTTCGACGACGACCTCGAGGTCGGCGAGGGCGACTACACCGTCGCCGCGGTGGGCGAACTCGCCGAGGAGAACCAGCCGTTCGAGGTGGCCGTCTTCGAGGACGATCTGAGCGATCCCGGCGATCAGGCCCGCATTCGTCTCGTCCACGCCTCGCCGGACGCCCCCGCGGTCGACGTCACCGCCGGCGACGGCGAGACGGTGCTGTTCGAGGGCGCCGCCTTCGGCGACGCGGCCGCCGTCGAGGTCCCCGCGGACATGTACACGCTCGAGGTCCGGCCCGCGACCGACGGCAACGACGGCGACGTCGTCGCGACGTTCGACGTCGAACCCGAAGCCGGAACCGTCTCATCGGCCTTCGCGGTCGGCTACCTCGAGCCCAAATCGGCCCCGGTCGACGAGCCGTTCGACCTCGAGATCGTCGTCGATCACGACGGCGACCACTGA
- a CDS encoding amidohydrolase, protein MSTNDLVSLRRDLHRRPEPAWCEFYTTARLVEELESRLGDDLDELYVGPDAIASDHRMAVPDEAELTRWLERAREAGADEAVLESLAGGYTGAVAVLERGEGPTVGLRVDIDGLPREESDASDHAPAAEGFRSEHEGAMHACGHDAHATIGIGVAERIAASDDFSGTLKVFFQPAEEVVGGGKSMAKSEHLADVDHLFALHIGLDHPTGEIVAGIDGFLAVRHLEAEFAGESAHAGGHPEQGRNAVQAMATAVQNLYGIPRHNDGKTRINAGVVEGGSAANIVPDEARILAEVRGETTDLMEYMDRKARHVVRNAAEMHECEVSFGVGAEAPSATSDQALADIVADVADETAGVESVLERDELGGSEDATYLMRAVQENGGEACYVGIGTDHPGGHHSATFDVDEASIAHGVDVVSGAIERLGRRRP, encoded by the coding sequence ATGAGCACGAATGACCTCGTCTCGCTGCGCCGGGATCTCCACCGGCGGCCCGAACCGGCCTGGTGCGAGTTCTACACCACTGCACGGCTCGTCGAAGAACTCGAGTCCAGACTGGGCGACGACCTCGACGAACTCTACGTCGGCCCGGACGCCATCGCGAGCGACCACCGGATGGCCGTCCCCGACGAGGCGGAACTGACCCGCTGGCTCGAGCGGGCCCGCGAGGCCGGCGCCGACGAAGCAGTTCTCGAGTCGCTCGCGGGCGGCTATACTGGCGCCGTCGCCGTCCTCGAGCGCGGCGAGGGGCCGACCGTCGGCCTGCGCGTCGACATCGACGGGCTCCCGCGCGAGGAGAGCGACGCTTCCGACCACGCTCCCGCCGCGGAGGGCTTCCGCTCGGAACACGAGGGCGCGATGCACGCCTGCGGCCACGACGCCCACGCGACCATCGGGATCGGCGTCGCAGAGCGGATCGCCGCGAGCGACGACTTCTCGGGGACGCTGAAGGTGTTCTTCCAGCCCGCCGAGGAGGTCGTCGGCGGCGGCAAGTCGATGGCGAAGAGCGAGCACCTCGCGGACGTCGATCACTTGTTCGCGCTCCACATCGGACTGGACCACCCGACCGGCGAGATCGTCGCCGGCATCGACGGCTTCCTCGCCGTGCGCCACCTCGAGGCCGAGTTCGCCGGCGAGTCGGCCCACGCCGGCGGCCACCCCGAACAGGGGCGCAACGCCGTCCAGGCGATGGCGACCGCAGTGCAAAATCTCTACGGGATCCCGCGGCACAACGACGGCAAGACCCGAATCAACGCCGGCGTCGTCGAGGGCGGCAGCGCCGCCAACATCGTCCCGGACGAGGCTCGCATCCTCGCGGAGGTCCGCGGCGAGACGACCGACCTGATGGAGTATATGGACCGCAAGGCGCGCCACGTCGTCCGCAACGCTGCCGAGATGCACGAGTGCGAGGTCTCGTTCGGTGTCGGTGCCGAAGCGCCGAGCGCGACGAGCGATCAGGCGCTGGCCGATATCGTCGCCGACGTCGCCGACGAGACCGCGGGCGTCGAGAGCGTCCTCGAGCGCGACGAACTGGGCGGCAGCGAGGACGCGACGTACCTCATGCGGGCCGTCCAGGAGAACGGCGGCGAGGCGTGTTACGTCGGCATCGGAACCGACCACCCCGGCGGCCACCACAGCGCGACGTTCGACGTCGACGAGGCGAGCATCGCCCACGGCGTCGACGTCGTCTCCGGCGCGATCGAGCGGCTCGGACGCAGACGACCCTGA
- a CDS encoding DUF302 domain-containing protein, whose product MTDDRSDTARRRFLQALGAGTALGIGASTTAAAGDDDPEAALDDPGLITLESDADFETTVARVEPALEERDLLLVATIDHAENAESVDMELPPTTLFLFGNPAAGTPLMRASRSVAIDLPQKLLVWEADGQVYVTYNDPQYLARRHDLEGVDDQLMGVADALANLASAVAGTGPDASGD is encoded by the coding sequence ATGACGGACGATCGATCCGACACGGCGCGACGACGGTTCCTGCAAGCGCTCGGCGCGGGAACGGCGCTGGGTATCGGTGCATCGACGACGGCCGCGGCCGGTGACGACGATCCGGAGGCGGCGCTCGACGACCCGGGACTGATAACCCTCGAGAGCGACGCCGACTTCGAGACGACCGTCGCGCGCGTCGAACCGGCCCTCGAGGAGCGAGACCTGCTGCTCGTCGCGACAATCGACCACGCGGAAAATGCCGAATCGGTCGACATGGAACTCCCGCCGACGACGCTGTTCCTCTTCGGCAATCCCGCGGCCGGGACGCCGCTGATGCGGGCGAGTCGCTCGGTCGCGATCGACCTCCCGCAGAAACTGCTCGTCTGGGAGGCCGACGGGCAGGTGTACGTGACCTACAACGACCCGCAGTACCTGGCTCGCCGTCACGACCTCGAGGGAGTCGACGATCAGTTAATGGGCGTCGCCGATGCGCTCGCGAACCTCGCCAGTGCGGTCGCCGGTACCGGACCCGACGCCAGCGGGGATTGA
- a CDS encoding uS10/mL48 family ribosomal protein encodes MTFVTRLTLQSGDRAALDAIVDDIKSTAERKGAALKGPHSHPPQKHSVPQHCRLHADDERRFSSWSYTVFTRELEIHGHDNLARNIASQNFPDSVHIEAEVEQIRGAGQSN; translated from the coding sequence ATGACCTTCGTGACCCGTCTCACGCTCCAGAGCGGCGATCGCGCCGCGCTCGACGCCATCGTCGACGACATCAAATCGACCGCCGAACGAAAGGGCGCCGCGCTGAAAGGCCCCCACTCTCATCCCCCGCAGAAACACTCCGTTCCCCAGCACTGCCGGCTCCACGCCGACGACGAACGACGATTCTCCTCGTGGAGCTACACCGTCTTCACCCGCGAACTCGAGATTCACGGTCACGACAACCTCGCACGCAACATCGCCTCGCAAAACTTCCCCGATTCGGTCCACATCGAGGCCGAGGTCGAGCAGATCCGCGGCGCCGGCCAGAGCAACTGA